The stretch of DNA GCGATCTGTTTATCCAGCCAGTCGGCGCAGTTCTGTATTTCCGTGGGCAAAGGGTCGCGGTTATCCGGGGGGCGGCACTTGATAACATTGGCGATATATACCTGTTTACGGTCAAGGCCGATGGAAGCCAGCAGCCGGTCCAGGAATTGCCCCGCCTGGCCCACGAACGGGCGACCCTGCTGGTCTTCGTGCCAGCCCGGGGCCTCGCCGATAAACATGATTTCAGCGTTTTCCGCGCCCTCTCCGGGCACGACCTTGGTGCGCAATCTGGCTATATCACATTTATGGCAAAGCGCTATTTGCTGGTAAAGCTCAGTAAGTGCGGACATGTCTATTATCTCTGGAAGTATGATAGCACCGGAAATATGTCAAGTCAATCGGATATATCAATAGAGAAGCTACCTGACCACCGGGAAACCCTGCGCCGTCCAGTCCGTAATGCCGCCGCTCATGTTGTATATGTGCTGAAAACCCATCTCCCGCATGATATCGCGGGCGGCGGCGCTGCGGGCCCCGGTACGGCAGTAGACGATGTACAAATCGGCCTTGTCGAACTGCCCCAGGTCATCCTTGAAATCCGGTGCATAGTAGTCCCGGTTCAGTGCGGCCTGGATATGCCCGGCGGCAAACTCTTCCGGCATCCTCACGTCGAGGATGGTGAATCCGTGCTGCCCGGCGTGTTGAGCAATTATGGCATACGCTTCCGTGACGGAGACATCTGCGGCGAACTGCTCGGTCACCGGACTCTGGTAAGAAAAATCCACCGCCTCGCCGGTGATATAGCCGCAGCCGCCGGTCGCTAATGCCAGCGCCAGGAGCAGGGCAGGAACAAATATTATCCGGTTTTTTTTCATGCAGTTACAGTGCCGCCAGCTTGACGGAATAAACGTCCGGGATGGCCAGAATCTGCTGCTGGGCTTTTTCCGGCAGCGGCTCGTCCAGGATCAATACCAGCAGTGCCTGGCCGCGTGGCTTGAGCCGGCCCAGGTGCATGGAGCTGATGTTCACGTTGGCGTCCCCGGTGATTTTACCCACCGCCCCGATGAATCCCGGCCGGTCGCGGTGGTCGCTGAACAGGAAGTAGGCGCCGGGCGCCGGCACGATGTCCAGCCAGTAATCATTCACCCGCACGATGTGCGACTCATTATTCATGATGGTGCCCGCCACCGTCCAGACTCCTTTGGTGCTGGAAATTTCCAGTGTCAGCAGGCTGGTATAGTTCACGCAGGTAGTCTCTTTTTCCTCGATAATAGTCAGACCGCGTTTGGCGGCGATTACGTTGCAGTTGACGATATTGACTCTCTCTTCGCTCATGCCTGACAGCAGACCGCCCACCACCGCCGATTTCAGCAGGCTCGTGTCATAGTTGGCGATGTCCCCGTTGTACTTGATGCGGATGGTCTTGGACTGCCCCTCGGCCAGCTTGTAGGCCAGTTTACATAATGATGTCGCCAGCTTGATGTAGGGCGTCAGCGCCGTTAGCGTTTCGGACGGGATATAGGGGACGTTGATGGCCGCCCTGGCCGGCAGGCCTTTAAAGATATCGGCTATCTGCTCGGCTACGTCCCGCGCCGCCAGCACCTGTGCCTCGGCGGTGGAGGCGCCCAGGTGGGGGGTAACGATAATGTTGTCCTCGCCGAAGAGCACACTCTCCGTGCAGGGCTCTTTTTCGAATACATCCACGGCCGCCC from Dehalococcoidales bacterium encodes:
- a CDS encoding uracil-DNA glycosylase, with the translated sequence MSALTELYQQIALCHKCDIARLRTKVVPGEGAENAEIMFIGEAPGWHEDQQGRPFVGQAGQFLDRLLASIGLDRKQVYIANVIKCRPPDNRDPLPTEIQNCADWLDKQIAIIKPKMIVTLGRYSMARYFPGKTISKIHGTAVKRDGVLYFAMYHPAAALHQRSLQQAIEADMQKITGLLAEAKSVQEEKPPPPPAQQLNMFEV
- a CDS encoding rhodanese-like domain-containing protein; this translates as MKKNRIIFVPALLLALALATGGCGYITGEAVDFSYQSPVTEQFAADVSVTEAYAIIAQHAGQHGFTILDVRMPEEFAAGHIQAALNRDYYAPDFKDDLGQFDKADLYIVYCRTGARSAAARDIMREMGFQHIYNMSGGITDWTAQGFPVVR
- the serA gene encoding phosphoglycerate dehydrogenase; the encoded protein is MADKRKKVLVTDPISEEGIDILRQQAQVDIKTNLKPDEIIAIIGDYDALMVRSQTKVTAAIIEAGKNLQVIARAGVGIDNVDVEAATRCGVVVVNAPTGNTVSAAEHAFALMLALARNIPQANVSLKACQWKRNEFMGTELRGKTLGIIGLGNVGSEVAKRAAAFEMRLIGIDPLVSEEYAKKLGVTLVELPQLMKESDFITLHIPLTPQTKGIIGAKELGMSKHGMRIVNCARGGLIDEKELVKAIHEKRVAGAAVDVFEKEPCTESVLFGEDNIIVTPHLGASTAEAQVLAARDVAEQIADIFKGLPARAAINVPYIPSETLTALTPYIKLATSLCKLAYKLAEGQSKTIRIKYNGDIANYDTSLLKSAVVGGLLSGMSEERVNIVNCNVIAAKRGLTIIEEKETTCVNYTSLLTLEISSTKGVWTVAGTIMNNESHIVRVNDYWLDIVPAPGAYFLFSDHRDRPGFIGAVGKITGDANVNISSMHLGRLKPRGQALLVLILDEPLPEKAQQQILAIPDVYSVKLAAL